From the genome of Pieris rapae chromosome 5, ilPieRapa1.1, whole genome shotgun sequence, one region includes:
- the LOC111003260 gene encoding conserved oligomeric Golgi complex subunit 5, producing MNSMDVCTEIENDEFYSKFLEECVRPITGENISVSEQVTRLSEGINKLTKSLECQVLAKHNDLLTQASHISDLENMLDAVKIQEESLLRGTEGLAEGVYASYESLDNQTRMLERVQTTCNLLRHALKILSLWKKLCSINENPAKKAMLLFELNELFGDYDFEGIHLLDDVLKEVQKQRVDLLNNSTNMLQTSLLNGDKTNLLQCFKVFHNLQCTGEQIANTVTNILKELQKEINAALNVQMVSIEVKKSSSGRIAPGKANIMNAQDFKIKLWDNIEKLFKGEIYKSCIKVVMLQNVVSELHAIGNFRNIAKNFWNELCLLFSVELEKSPSNVSQSIEIDFAKLLKCFNDLLSKLKCKNLEMNRSYFTKWENSFLSKSLAKLLEPVRSMWHLNQVPNMDQIDNAVRVIAEALSISLGDKQLSISLAYSVAKSIKQMHMETEQRLSMDSDVAQIIEPPTSAQQKNADLCNALYYFTSQIKRVLVNMNAMLPPESVQIVQNSLKDISSLPILELFAESIRNSLFIILMTLHEEQDFERNEDPNNKTLSCSPYMKELQQFVSRCKDIYLSMFQDKYALNECSVTISKACIERFVHHVCNVRPLSAYGRAKLQVDCKQIEASLSPLISDVIELGDHYRQLKALQLLLDKTPQDIAKSQYEGASLPYSLVMMFLFSHAGTQLVSPHVCAGWNIQKLMQWLETHKNERDRLEFVAGALQRYQNHIRQNQIATYDGVYPILLQLLEDGRKHLKK from the coding sequence ATGAACTCGATGGACGTCTGCACCGAAATTGAAAATGATGAGTTTTACAGTAAATTTCTTGAAGAATGTGTTAGACCAATAACTGGCGAGAATATCTCAGTATCGGAGCAAGTCACAAGGCTCAGTGAAGGAATTAATAAGCTCACAAAAAGTTTGGAATGTCAAGTTTTAGCGAAACATAATGATTTACTAACGCAGGCGAGTCATATATCTGATTTAGAAAATATGCTAGATGcagtaaaaatacaagaagAATCACTACTACGTGGCACAGAAGGCCTTGCTGAGGGGGTTTACGCGTCATACGAGTCGCTGGACAACCAAACACGTATGCTCGAACGAGTTCAAACTACGTGCAACTTACTAAGACATGCTTTGAAAATCTTATCTTTGTGGAAAAAATTATGTTCTATTAACGAAAATCCTGCCAAGAAAGCCATGCTTCTCTTTGAATTAAACGaattatttggtgattatGATTTTGAAGGCATACATTTACTTGATGATGTATTGAAAGAAGTACAGAAGCAGCGAGTGGACCTTCTAAACAATTCCACGAACATGCTTCAAACAAGCCTTCTTAATGgagacaaaacaaatttattgcaATGTTTTAAAGTCTTTCACAATTTGCAGTGCACAGGTGAACAAATTGCTAATAcagtaacaaatattttaaaagagttacAGAAAGAAATTAATGCTGCTTTAAATGTTCAAATGGTATCAATTGAggtaaaaaaatcaagttcTGGACGCATAGCACCTGGTAAAGCCAATATAATGAATGCAcaggattttaaaataaaactttgggACAATATTGAAAAGCTTTTTAAaggtgaaatatataaaagttgcATTAAAGTTGTAATGTTACAAAATGTAGTAAGTGAGCTACATGCTATTGGTAACTTTAGAAATATTGCAAAGAATTTCTGGAATGAgctttgtttgttatttagtGTTGAATTAGAAAAAAGTCCATCAAATGTAAGTCAATCTATTGAAATAGATTTtgcaaagttattaaaatgttttaatgatttgctttcaaaacttaaatgtaaaaatttagaaatgaATCGTTCCTATTTCACAAAATGGGAGAATTCCTTCTTATCAAAATCACTAGCAAAACTGTTGGAACCAGTGAGAAGTATGTGGCATCTAAATCAAGTTCCTAATATGGATCAAATAGACAATGCTGTTAGAGTGATAGCAGAAGCTTTGAGTATTTCATTAGGAGATAAACAGTTAAGCATAAGTCTAGCTTACAGTGTAGCTAAGAGCATAAAACAAATGCATATGGAAACTGAGCAGCGACTTTCTATGGATAGTGATGTTGCTCAAATAATTGAACCTCCTACTAGTGCACAGCAGAAAAATGCTGATTTATGTAATGccctatattattttacatcacAGATTAAAAGAGTGCTTGTGAATATGAATGCAATGCTCCCACCAGAGAGTGTTCAAATAGTTCAAAACAGCCTAAAAGATATATCTAGCTTACCTATTCTCGAGCTATTTGCAGAATCAATAAGAAACTCTCTTTTCATTATTCTAATGACTTTGCATGAAGAACAGGATTTTGAAAGAAATGAGGATCCAAACAACAAAACCTTATCATGCTCTCCATATATGAAAGAGTTACAACAATTTGTCTCACGTTGCAAAGATATTTACTTGTCTATGTTCCAAGATAAGTATGCTTTAAATGAGTGCAGTGTGACAATTTCAAAAGCATGTATTGAGAGGTTTGTTCACCATGTATGTAATGTTCGGCCATTGAGTGCATATGGTCGAGCCAAACTCCAAGTAGACTGTAAACAGATAGAGGCCTCATTATCCCCATTGATCAGTGATGTAATTGAATTGGGTGACCATTATCGTCAGTTAAAAGCCTTACAATTACTATTAGATAAAACACCACAAGATATAGCAAAGAGTCAGTATGAAGGAGCATCTTTACCATATTCTTTGGTAAtgatgtttttgttttcacATGCTGGAACACAGCTCGTATCTCCCCATGTCTGTGCAGGTTGGAATATTCAAAAGCTTATGCAGTGGTTAGAAACCCATAAGAATGAAAGGGATAGGCTTGAGTTTGTAGCAGGAGCACTACAAAGATATCAAAATCACATAAGACAAAATCAAATAGCTACATATGATGGTGTGTATCCTATACTATTACAACTGTTAGAAGATGGAAgaaaacatttgaaaaaataa